A single Camarhynchus parvulus chromosome 5, STF_HiC, whole genome shotgun sequence DNA region contains:
- the CFL2 gene encoding cofilin-2 produces the protein MASGVTVNDEVIKVFNDMKVRKSSTPEEIKKRKKAVLFCLSDDKKQIIVEEAKQILVGDIGDTVEDPYTAFVKLLPLNDCRYALYDATYETKESKKEDLVFIFWAPESAPLKSKMIYASSKDAIKKKFTGIKHEWQVNGLDDIKDRSTLGEKLGGNVVVSLEGKPL, from the exons ATG GCTTCTGGAGTAACAGTGAACGATGAAGTCATAAAGGTTTTTAATGACATGAAAGTAAGGAAATCTTCAACCccagaagagattaaaaaaagaaagaaagctgtTCTCTTCTGCTTAAGTGatgacaaaaaacaaataattgtAGAGGAGGCAAAGCAGATATTGGTTGGTGACATTGGTGATACTGTGGAGGACCCCTACACAGCCTTTGTGAAGTTGCTACCTTTGAATGATTGCCGATACGCTTTGTACGATGCCACATATGAGACAAAGGAATCTAAGAAAGAAGACCTGGTATTTATATTCTG ggcTCCTGAAAGTGCACCTTTAAAAAGCAAGATGATCTACGCAAGCTCTAAAGAtgccattaaaaagaaatttacag GTATTAAACATGAGTGGCAAGTAAATGGTTTGGATGATATTAAGGACCGTTCAACACTTGGAGAGAAATTGGGAGGCAACGTGGTAGTTTCACTTGAAGGAAAACCCTTATAA